One part of the Musa acuminata AAA Group cultivar baxijiao chromosome BXJ1-5, Cavendish_Baxijiao_AAA, whole genome shotgun sequence genome encodes these proteins:
- the LOC135673565 gene encoding PH, RCC1 and FYVE domains-containing protein 1-like isoform X1: MSEMAENFGRRTPSVREVEQAITALKKGAHLLKCGRRGKPKFCPFRLSTDEKSLIWYSGEKEKHLNLNSVSKLVPGQQTANFLRQNQADKKIQSFSLVYENGQRSLDLICKDKEQAESWCLGLTALVSTSHQPRSLAHVRSSRWAHSCVNSPAKYAATNHRLGILQGSAKLAKVHSLYGSPARSVLDKHLSDRMLGSSDEFYSPRQRTLSDIQSYLDKILPRLPHVVSYGDEDKIESNLSKGQRMHPASKLSSSDHESPKLYINDGLKDVFIWGKGVGGVLGGGIDSSLPRLLDSTRALDVRNVSCGENHAALVTKQGEVFCWGLENGGRLGHKVNMDVPCPKLVESLTGICIQKVVCGAQCTFAIAHSGELYVWGDSNHGLGLSGDRGNRSQWFPHTISGPLDDICISRVACGEWHTAIVSSSGQLFTYGDGTFGVLGHGNVQSLSRPKEVESLKGLRVKSVACGPWHTAAVVEIMVGRVKGNTPGGKLFTWGDNDKGRLGHADKDRKLTPTCVASLVDCDFVQVTCGTTLTVALTVTGIVFTMGSSANGQLGNPQAEDVSITRVEGLLKTEYVKEISAGSFHVTVLTTKGKVYAWGRGGNGQLGLGDNKDRNSPTPVESLEDRHVESIACGSNFTVITCLHKFISSKDQSICTGCRMVFGFARKKHNCYNCGFMFCHHCSSKKAMNAALAPSRCKRYRVCNSCFTQLQKISDTRMNTETSTPRPLLLTTEVAIKREHSFIAGERSFQHKLLSFEETKPVEVDAESIREKRHNQHLSSPLITIRRWGHVPRPLQFLEHAKENSLKVVPISGQENSDIMLPKASSLRKDLDSVDKVLREELLRLQTEAMSLTQKCQSRSQKLQQCKRKIEETWLLAKDEAEKCKAANAVIKILTSQMNALTEKISSRRQTSRSTMEAVSTCHETKFPVPEGEKLVSSSRHQNKDVNESIKHQTCTSSSNDAPLAATSAKDCKPKESKDEWVEQVEVGVYITFITLPNGQKGLKRVRFSRKHFSEKEAEKWWEENQRKVYLKYNIQRIITPSTSKIGN, encoded by the exons ATGAGTGAAATGGctgaaaattttggaagaagaaCCCCCTCCGTCAGAGAAGTTGAACAG GCCATTACAGCTTTGAAGAAGGGTGCACATCTTCTCAAGTGTGGGAGGAGAGGGAAGCCTAAATTCTGTCCTTTCAGGCTCTCAACA GATGAGAAAAGTTTAATTTGGTATTCTGGAGAGAaggaaaaacacttgaatttaaaTTCTGTCTCCAAATTAGTCCCCGGACAGCAAACT GCAAACTTTCTGCGTCAGAATCAGGCAGATAAAAAGATTCAGTCATTTTCACTTGTATACGAAAATGGTCAACGTTCACTCGACTTG ATATGCAAAGACAAAGAACAAGCTGAATCTTGGTGCCTAGGTTTGACGGCCTTGGTATCAACATCTCATCAACCAAGATCTTTGGCTCATGTGAGAAGCAGCAGATGGGCACACAGTTGTGTGAATAGCCCTGCTAAGTATGCTGCCACAAATCATAGACTAGGTATACTCCAGGGTTCAGCTAAATTAGCAAAG GTGCACAGTTTATATGGTAGTCCTGCTCGATCTGTGCTGGATAAGCATTTGTCAGATAGAATGCTGGGCTCATCTGATGAATTCTACTCTCCTAGACAAAGAACATTATCGGATATACAATCTTATTTGGATAAGATATTACCTCGCCTGCCCCATGTGGTCTCCTACGGTGATGAGGATAAGATAGAATCTAACTTGAGTAAGGGACAGAGAATGCATCCAGCCTCTAAGCTCAGCTCATCCGATCATGAATCTCCCAAGTTATATATCAATGATGGTTTAAAAGATGTCTTCATCTGGGGCAAAGGAGTAGGAGGTGTATTAGGTGGTGGTATTGATTCTTCACTTCCCAGGCTATTGGATTCGACCAGAGCACTTGACGTGCGGAACGTATCCTGTGGTGAGAATCATGCTGCTTTAGTTACTAAACAGGGTGAAGTCTTCTGTTGGGGTTTGGAAAATGGTGGAAGATTGGGACATAAGGTCAACATGGATGTTCCTTGTCCTAAACTTGTTGAGTCTCTTACCGGTATCTGTATACAGAAAGTTGTTTGCGGGGCACAGTGCACTTTTGCTATTGCACATTCTGGTGAACTTTATGTGTGGGGTGACAGCAACCATGGCCTTGGGCTTTCTGGTGATAGGGGCAACAGGAGCCAGTGGTTTCCCCACACAATCTCTGGTCCTTTAGATGATATATGTATATCAAGGGTAGCATGTGGCGAGTGGCACACAGCTATAGTTTCTTCCTCTGGGCAGTTGTTCACATATGGGGATGGAACATTTGGTGTTCTTGGTCATGGCAATGTGCAGAGTCTCTCTCGACCGAAAGAGGTCGAGTCCTTGAAAGGGTTACGAGTCAAGTCAGTTGCATGTGGACCATGGCACACTGCTGCTGTTGTGGAAATCATGGTCGGTCGTGTTAAAGGCAATACTCCTGGTGGTAAGTTATTTACTTGGGGCGACAACGATAAAGGGAGACTCGGTCATGCAGATAAGGACAGGAAGCTTACACCAACTTGCGTTGCTTCACTTGTGGATTGTGATTTTGTTCAAGTGACCTGTGGAACTACGTTAACTGTTGCACTTACAGTTACTGGCATAGTCTTTACCATGGGAAGTTCTGCTAATGGGCAGTTAGGAAATCCTCAAGCTGAGGATGTTTCGATAACAAGGGTTGAAGGGTTGCTTAAAACGGAGTATGTTAAGGAGATATCTGCAGGTTCTTTTCATGTGACGGTGTTGACAACAAAGGGAAAAGTGTATGCTTGGGGAAGGGGTGGAAATGGACAACTTGGATTAGGTGACAATAAAGACAGAAACTCTCCGACTCCAGTGGAGTCCTTGGAAGATAGGCATGTTGAAAGTATAGCATGTGGTTCCAATTTCACAGTCATAACTTGTTTGCATAAATTTATCTCAAGCAAGGACCAATCGATATGCACAGGATGCAGAATGGTTTTTGGGTTTGCAAGGAAGAAGCATAATTGCTACAATTGTGGTTTTATGTTCTGCCACCACTGTAGCAGCAAGAAGGCCATGAATGCAGCTTTAGCACCTAGTAGGTGCAAGCGATATCGTGTTTGCAATTCGTGCTTCACTCAGCTGCAAAAGATTTCAGATACCCGAATGAACACAGAAACTTCAACCCCTAGACCATTGCTACTGACAACCGAGGTAGCAATAAAGAGAGAACATTCATTCATTGCTGGAGAAAGATCATTTCAGCATAAATTATTGTCTTTTGAGGAAACTAAACCAGTGGAAGTAGATGCAGAGTCTATACGAGAAAAAAGGCATAATCAACATTTGAGCTCACCATTGATAACAATTCGAAGATGGGGACATGTGCCTCGGCCCTTGCAGTTCCTTGAACATGCTAAAGAGAACTCCTTGAAGGTGGTCCCTATATCTGGACAAGAAAATTCTGATATTATGCTACCCAAAGCTAGCAGCTTAAGAAAAGATTTAGATAGTGTTGATAAGGTACTCAGAGAAGAACTATTGCGACTGCAAACTGAG GCAATGTCCCTCACTCAAAAATGCCAAAGTAGAAGTCAGAAGCTCCAACAGTGTAAACGCAAAATAGAGGAAACCTGGCTGCTGGCAAAGGATGAAGCTGAAAAGTGCAAGGCGGCAAATGCTGTAATTAAGATTCTAACGAGCCAG ATGAATGCTTTAACAGAGAAGATTTCATCAAGAAGACAAACAAGTAGATCCACCATGGAGGCCGTCAGCACATGTCACGAAACAAAGTTTCCGGTGCCTGAAGGTGAAAAGTTGGTATCTAGTAGCCGTCATCAGAATAAAGATGTAAATGAAAGCATCAAGCATCAGACTTGCACAAGCTCATCCAATGATGCACCATTAGCTGCGACGAGTGCAAAAGACTGCAAACCTAAGGAATCAAAGGATGAATGGGTTGAGCAAGTCGAAGTTGGTGTATATATTACCTTCATTACTTTGCCAAATGGCCAGAAGGGCCTCAAGCGTGTGAGGTTTAG TCGGAAGCATTTTAGCGAGAAGGAAGCCGAGAAATGGTGGGAGGAGAATCAGAGGAAAGTATATTTAAAGTACAACATCCAAAGGATCATTACACCATCTACAAGTAAAATAGGCAATTAA
- the LOC135673565 gene encoding PH, RCC1 and FYVE domains-containing protein 1-like isoform X2, whose protein sequence is MLGSSDEFYSPRQRTLSDIQSYLDKILPRLPHVVSYGDEDKIESNLSKGQRMHPASKLSSSDHESPKLYINDGLKDVFIWGKGVGGVLGGGIDSSLPRLLDSTRALDVRNVSCGENHAALVTKQGEVFCWGLENGGRLGHKVNMDVPCPKLVESLTGICIQKVVCGAQCTFAIAHSGELYVWGDSNHGLGLSGDRGNRSQWFPHTISGPLDDICISRVACGEWHTAIVSSSGQLFTYGDGTFGVLGHGNVQSLSRPKEVESLKGLRVKSVACGPWHTAAVVEIMVGRVKGNTPGGKLFTWGDNDKGRLGHADKDRKLTPTCVASLVDCDFVQVTCGTTLTVALTVTGIVFTMGSSANGQLGNPQAEDVSITRVEGLLKTEYVKEISAGSFHVTVLTTKGKVYAWGRGGNGQLGLGDNKDRNSPTPVESLEDRHVESIACGSNFTVITCLHKFISSKDQSICTGCRMVFGFARKKHNCYNCGFMFCHHCSSKKAMNAALAPSRCKRYRVCNSCFTQLQKISDTRMNTETSTPRPLLLTTEVAIKREHSFIAGERSFQHKLLSFEETKPVEVDAESIREKRHNQHLSSPLITIRRWGHVPRPLQFLEHAKENSLKVVPISGQENSDIMLPKASSLRKDLDSVDKVLREELLRLQTEAMSLTQKCQSRSQKLQQCKRKIEETWLLAKDEAEKCKAANAVIKILTSQMNALTEKISSRRQTSRSTMEAVSTCHETKFPVPEGEKLVSSSRHQNKDVNESIKHQTCTSSSNDAPLAATSAKDCKPKESKDEWVEQVEVGVYITFITLPNGQKGLKRVRFSRKHFSEKEAEKWWEENQRKVYLKYNIQRIITPSTSKIGN, encoded by the exons ATGCTGGGCTCATCTGATGAATTCTACTCTCCTAGACAAAGAACATTATCGGATATACAATCTTATTTGGATAAGATATTACCTCGCCTGCCCCATGTGGTCTCCTACGGTGATGAGGATAAGATAGAATCTAACTTGAGTAAGGGACAGAGAATGCATCCAGCCTCTAAGCTCAGCTCATCCGATCATGAATCTCCCAAGTTATATATCAATGATGGTTTAAAAGATGTCTTCATCTGGGGCAAAGGAGTAGGAGGTGTATTAGGTGGTGGTATTGATTCTTCACTTCCCAGGCTATTGGATTCGACCAGAGCACTTGACGTGCGGAACGTATCCTGTGGTGAGAATCATGCTGCTTTAGTTACTAAACAGGGTGAAGTCTTCTGTTGGGGTTTGGAAAATGGTGGAAGATTGGGACATAAGGTCAACATGGATGTTCCTTGTCCTAAACTTGTTGAGTCTCTTACCGGTATCTGTATACAGAAAGTTGTTTGCGGGGCACAGTGCACTTTTGCTATTGCACATTCTGGTGAACTTTATGTGTGGGGTGACAGCAACCATGGCCTTGGGCTTTCTGGTGATAGGGGCAACAGGAGCCAGTGGTTTCCCCACACAATCTCTGGTCCTTTAGATGATATATGTATATCAAGGGTAGCATGTGGCGAGTGGCACACAGCTATAGTTTCTTCCTCTGGGCAGTTGTTCACATATGGGGATGGAACATTTGGTGTTCTTGGTCATGGCAATGTGCAGAGTCTCTCTCGACCGAAAGAGGTCGAGTCCTTGAAAGGGTTACGAGTCAAGTCAGTTGCATGTGGACCATGGCACACTGCTGCTGTTGTGGAAATCATGGTCGGTCGTGTTAAAGGCAATACTCCTGGTGGTAAGTTATTTACTTGGGGCGACAACGATAAAGGGAGACTCGGTCATGCAGATAAGGACAGGAAGCTTACACCAACTTGCGTTGCTTCACTTGTGGATTGTGATTTTGTTCAAGTGACCTGTGGAACTACGTTAACTGTTGCACTTACAGTTACTGGCATAGTCTTTACCATGGGAAGTTCTGCTAATGGGCAGTTAGGAAATCCTCAAGCTGAGGATGTTTCGATAACAAGGGTTGAAGGGTTGCTTAAAACGGAGTATGTTAAGGAGATATCTGCAGGTTCTTTTCATGTGACGGTGTTGACAACAAAGGGAAAAGTGTATGCTTGGGGAAGGGGTGGAAATGGACAACTTGGATTAGGTGACAATAAAGACAGAAACTCTCCGACTCCAGTGGAGTCCTTGGAAGATAGGCATGTTGAAAGTATAGCATGTGGTTCCAATTTCACAGTCATAACTTGTTTGCATAAATTTATCTCAAGCAAGGACCAATCGATATGCACAGGATGCAGAATGGTTTTTGGGTTTGCAAGGAAGAAGCATAATTGCTACAATTGTGGTTTTATGTTCTGCCACCACTGTAGCAGCAAGAAGGCCATGAATGCAGCTTTAGCACCTAGTAGGTGCAAGCGATATCGTGTTTGCAATTCGTGCTTCACTCAGCTGCAAAAGATTTCAGATACCCGAATGAACACAGAAACTTCAACCCCTAGACCATTGCTACTGACAACCGAGGTAGCAATAAAGAGAGAACATTCATTCATTGCTGGAGAAAGATCATTTCAGCATAAATTATTGTCTTTTGAGGAAACTAAACCAGTGGAAGTAGATGCAGAGTCTATACGAGAAAAAAGGCATAATCAACATTTGAGCTCACCATTGATAACAATTCGAAGATGGGGACATGTGCCTCGGCCCTTGCAGTTCCTTGAACATGCTAAAGAGAACTCCTTGAAGGTGGTCCCTATATCTGGACAAGAAAATTCTGATATTATGCTACCCAAAGCTAGCAGCTTAAGAAAAGATTTAGATAGTGTTGATAAGGTACTCAGAGAAGAACTATTGCGACTGCAAACTGAG GCAATGTCCCTCACTCAAAAATGCCAAAGTAGAAGTCAGAAGCTCCAACAGTGTAAACGCAAAATAGAGGAAACCTGGCTGCTGGCAAAGGATGAAGCTGAAAAGTGCAAGGCGGCAAATGCTGTAATTAAGATTCTAACGAGCCAG ATGAATGCTTTAACAGAGAAGATTTCATCAAGAAGACAAACAAGTAGATCCACCATGGAGGCCGTCAGCACATGTCACGAAACAAAGTTTCCGGTGCCTGAAGGTGAAAAGTTGGTATCTAGTAGCCGTCATCAGAATAAAGATGTAAATGAAAGCATCAAGCATCAGACTTGCACAAGCTCATCCAATGATGCACCATTAGCTGCGACGAGTGCAAAAGACTGCAAACCTAAGGAATCAAAGGATGAATGGGTTGAGCAAGTCGAAGTTGGTGTATATATTACCTTCATTACTTTGCCAAATGGCCAGAAGGGCCTCAAGCGTGTGAGGTTTAG TCGGAAGCATTTTAGCGAGAAGGAAGCCGAGAAATGGTGGGAGGAGAATCAGAGGAAAGTATATTTAAAGTACAACATCCAAAGGATCATTACACCATCTACAAGTAAAATAGGCAATTAA